CCTTCGGAAATAGAAACGAGAATAGGGGAAAACGTAGCAGGATTGATTGAAGATGGAGCGACTTTACAAATGGGAATAGGAAACATCCCTAATGCTGTATTACATAACTTAACAAATCATCAACGTTTAGGAATACATACAGAAATGTTTTCTGATGGTGTATTGCCTTTAATAGAAAAAGGCGTAATAACTGGAGAAGAAAAAGAAATAAAAACAGGTAAAATTGTTACTTGTTTTGCTGTTGGTTCTCAAAAGCTGTATGATTTTATTGATGATAATCCGTTAGTGCACTTTAAAGAAGCGGGGTATACGAACGATACATCTATCATCAAACTAAATCCCAAAGTAACTGCCATAAACAGCGCTATTGAAATCGACTTAACGGGACAGGTTTGTGCTGATACTATTGGTAAATATCAATATTCAGGAGTAGGAGGGCAAATGGATTTTATTAGAGGAGCATCGTTATCAAAAGGAGGAAAAGCTATTATTGCAATGCCTTCGATAACAGCTAAAGGAGTTTCTAAAATTACTCCGTTTTTAAAAGAAGGAGCAGGGGTTACAACCACAAGAGCACATGTACATTACGTAGCAACCGAGTATGGAGTAGTTAATTTGTTTGGAAAAAGCTTAAAAGAACGAGCAAAAGCCTTAATCTCTATAGCACATCCTAATTTTAGAGAAGAACTAGAGCGAGAAGCCTTTAATAGGTTTACCAAGTTATAAAATAAAAAAGGAGTAGTTAATTAACTACTCCTTTTTTAGTGATTAGGACATTTTCTTTTCTAAAAGAATTGCTTTTGGATGCAAAATATTATTTTCGAGATGAATGTGTTTATGTAAATCTTGTTCAAACTCATCTAGCTTAGCATACAAAGCTCTAAAAGTATTGCAGGCTCCTTCTGGAGGAGTATAATTGTTAGACAGTCTTGATATTTCCTTAAAAATATTTCCTGCGCTTTCATGTTCGTGCTCCATCATTCGTATAGGGTTGTTTACAGTTCCAAAAGGAGGTGTTGTATTTTTTATTCCTTCTTTTTCTGCCTGCACTAATTGTTTTATAAAAGGAAACAGTACTTGTTCTTCTTTTTGCATATGTGATATAAGCTCATTAGCAACTTCATGAAATAATTGATTTATTTCTACGACTTCAGCATAATGGTGTCCATGTACTTTAGCAACTTTATTAACATATTGAGAAATGATAGGTAGACTTTCTCTTACATAGGTATGATGTACATTTTCAATATAAATCATTAAAAAATCCAATTCCCACTTATCATAATCTTCAATAACATCTTTTATTACATCAACCTCAGCTAGTTCTTTTTCAAGAGTTGCTTGATCTACATTGTTTTTTGCACAAGCCTTTTCAACAGAAATACCTCCACCACAGCAAAAATCAATTCCGTATTTCTTAAAAATATGTGCTGTTTTTATATTTTCTGTAACATAATCAGCTACAGTTTTGTTACTTGATACTACCATAATTTCTAGTTTTTTGATGAAAATAAAGTTGGCTTAATAGTTACCATAACCCAAGCCCAATTATTTGTGTTACCATCTGAATTTCCTTTTAAAACTTCCATTCCTTCAGAAGGAAATAAGTGAGAATATCCAGCTTTAAAACCAATATCTTTTGTAAACTTATATCCGTATACAAGATCTACTTCAGTTCCTAATTGATTAGAAACAGTATCATTAATATCTGCAGCAGCAGAAAAATTATGAACAAAAGCTGTTAAACCAGATTTAGAGTTTAATTTAAAATTAGCTTTCGCATATAAATCTAGTAAGCCAACACTGTTTATGTGATTACCCACATAGAAATAATCCATAAAACCGTTGAATTTATGGTTAGTTCCATAGAAAGGAGTAAAAGCATTGTTTTCATCAGCAGGAGTATTGTAGTCATTACCACTTTGTAACTCAACACCTAAACCAACCTTTGTTTTTTCTGAAGCTTTAAACATAGCCTCTAAACCAAGTAAGTAAGCACTTAACTCTCTATCCAAAGCATCATTCCCAAATTGATAATATAAATTAGCAGTAATATTAAATTTATCCTTTTTGGCAGTTAAATGAGTTCCTACAGTTTGACTGTATGTAAGGCCATTAGGAGATTGCATTCCATTATTTAAAAATAAGAAACTACCAGAAAAGTCATTCCAATCTTTATGCAACCACGCATATTGCATTGCTTTATACGTATTAGGTGTAGTTAAGTTTGTTCCTGTTAGGTTTTCTTTCGACTGATTAAAAGCTAAACCAATATCAAATTTAAAATCATCTTTTTGATATTTAAGCATAGCCATATCGTGACTACGAGCTTGTTGCGCCCAATCTACATTACCAAAAATCCTGCTATCATCGTATATAACTTCTTGACGTCCTAATTTTACAGAAAAATTAGAATCTAAAAATATTTCTCCCCATGCTTGATGAACACTTAAACCACTGTTGTCAGCATTATTAAGTTGCGGAACATCTCCCCAAACTCTTACATCCTGAAAACTAACATAAAAGTTTAACCTTTCAGTTTTATAGGTAGTGTTCAGTCGGGTTCTTTGCGAAACAAAAAGGGCTGGGTTAGTATTATCAGGGAATAAAGTTTTAAATCCATGTCTGTATTCAGCACGTGGACGAAGTTCAGCATCAATTTTTAATTGAGCAAAAATTGTAGTTGTAGCAAAAAAGAGTAATGCTATTATAATTTTTGATTTTTTCATGATTCATTTAAATTAACATTGTCCCAAATTTCTAGATAAATGCTAGTATAAAACATGATAAAAATCAGTTAGATGAAAAAAGGATGAAAATATCTTTTATAAATAGTGAGAATTAAAATGAGTATAGTTGATAATGAATTGTAGTTTTGTAAGTAAGATAGAAAAGAAACTACTAATAAGTTAAATAAAACGTAAGAGCAGGATGAGCGACAAAATTTTAACTTGGAAAGACGTAATTAATTTTGCAGTTAATGGTAATCCAACACCTGATAAAAGAGTGGAAAAAACAGCAGCAGAGTGGCAAGAACTTTTAACCCCAGAACAGTTTAGAATTA
The nucleotide sequence above comes from Tenacibaculum singaporense. Encoded proteins:
- a CDS encoding acetyl-CoA hydrolase/transferase family protein, whose product is MSENLKIVTAEEAVAIVKSNNKIFFQGAAMTPNLLIDTLCERYQEVTNVEIIQIHTHGKAKYLEEPYSESFKLISCFVGDNVRKGVNMNNGDYIPIFLSEIHWLFRRNIYPLDVAFIQVSPPDKHGYCSLGTSIDITLPAIQTAKTVIAQVNPNVPRTHGDGIIHISNIDYAVKVNSPIHESITGTPSEIETRIGENVAGLIEDGATLQMGIGNIPNAVLHNLTNHQRLGIHTEMFSDGVLPLIEKGVITGEEKEIKTGKIVTCFAVGSQKLYDFIDDNPLVHFKEAGYTNDTSIIKLNPKVTAINSAIEIDLTGQVCADTIGKYQYSGVGGQMDFIRGASLSKGGKAIIAMPSITAKGVSKITPFLKEGAGVTTTRAHVHYVATEYGVVNLFGKSLKERAKALISIAHPNFREELEREAFNRFTKL
- the ric gene encoding iron-sulfur cluster repair di-iron protein; this encodes MVVSSNKTVADYVTENIKTAHIFKKYGIDFCCGGGISVEKACAKNNVDQATLEKELAEVDVIKDVIEDYDKWELDFLMIYIENVHHTYVRESLPIISQYVNKVAKVHGHHYAEVVEINQLFHEVANELISHMQKEEQVLFPFIKQLVQAEKEGIKNTTPPFGTVNNPIRMMEHEHESAGNIFKEISRLSNNYTPPEGACNTFRALYAKLDEFEQDLHKHIHLENNILHPKAILLEKKMS
- a CDS encoding alginate export family protein, producing MKKSKIIIALLFFATTTIFAQLKIDAELRPRAEYRHGFKTLFPDNTNPALFVSQRTRLNTTYKTERLNFYVSFQDVRVWGDVPQLNNADNSGLSVHQAWGEIFLDSNFSVKLGRQEVIYDDSRIFGNVDWAQQARSHDMAMLKYQKDDFKFDIGLAFNQSKENLTGTNLTTPNTYKAMQYAWLHKDWNDFSGSFLFLNNGMQSPNGLTYSQTVGTHLTAKKDKFNITANLYYQFGNDALDRELSAYLLGLEAMFKASEKTKVGLGVELQSGNDYNTPADENNAFTPFYGTNHKFNGFMDYFYVGNHINSVGLLDLYAKANFKLNSKSGLTAFVHNFSAAADINDTVSNQLGTEVDLVYGYKFTKDIGFKAGYSHLFPSEGMEVLKGNSDGNTNNWAWVMVTIKPTLFSSKN